The genomic window CACGTGGCAGTCATGACCGGCGGGGCGCAAGGGATTGGCAAGGCCTTGGCCCACCGCTTCCTGTTGGACGGCTTTGCGGTGGTGATTGCCGATGTCGATGAGGAAGCCGGCCGTGAAACGGAAGCTGAGTATACCGGGCTAGGTGCCATTCGTTTTGTCAAAGCCAATGTCGCGTCCGAACCTGATGTCGTGCGCCTTGTGGCTGACACACTGGCGGCTTTCAATGGGGTGAACGTGCTGATCAATAATGCCGCGATTGGGTGTAATGAGCCTGTGACAGAGCTCAGCCTGACCGATTGGGATCGTGTAATCGGGGTTAACTTAACGGGCCCGTTCCTTTGCGCTAAACATTTTGCGCCTTCCCTGCGCCAGAGACATGGTGCCATCATTAACATTGCCTCCACCCGCGCGTTGATGTCAGAACCCAATACGGAAGCCTATTCTGCAAGTAAGGGTGGCATCATGGCGTTGACCCATGCGCTGGCCGCGAGTCTTGCACCGGATGTCCGCGTGAATTGCATTAGTCCCGGCTGGATTGAAACAGGGGCCTGGCGTAAGGCGAAAGAACGGACCACACCTGTCCATAGTGAGGCCGATAAGAAGCAGCATTGGGTGGGGCGGGTTGGCCAACCCGAGGACATTTCCAGCCTTGCCGCGTATCTCGCTTCTGCCCAAAGCGGATTCATCACAGGCAGTAATATGGT from bacterium includes these protein-coding regions:
- a CDS encoding glucose 1-dehydrogenase, which gives rise to MRKHVAVMTGGAQGIGKALAHRFLLDGFAVVIADVDEEAGRETEAEYTGLGAIRFVKANVASEPDVVRLVADTLAAFNGVNVLINNAAIGCNEPVTELSLTDWDRVIGVNLTGPFLCAKHFAPSLRQRHGAIINIASTRALMSEPNTEAYSASKGGIMALTHALAASLAPDVRVNCISPGWIETGAWRKAKERTTPVHSEADKKQHWVGRVGQPEDISSLAAYLASAQSGFITGSNMVVDGGMTHKMIYV